In Bacteroidota bacterium, one genomic interval encodes:
- the paaJ gene encoding phenylacetate-CoA oxygenase subunit PaaJ produces MIDQTTIWQELGKITDPEIPVLSLIEMKVIRSVTLSEDGVKVVISPTFVGCPALEHMKDEIRSALTTLGCENVSIETTFTPPWSTDMLEPEVKEKLRAFGIAPPPKNEGELVAVLQLPVACPFCNSTHTHLDSPFGATLCKQIFYCDNCRQSFERFKPV; encoded by the coding sequence ATGATTGATCAGACTACAATTTGGCAGGAACTCGGCAAAATCACCGATCCGGAGATACCCGTTCTTTCACTCATTGAGATGAAAGTCATCCGCAGCGTGACGCTGTCAGAAGACGGAGTGAAAGTCGTGATTTCACCGACGTTCGTCGGATGCCCGGCTTTGGAACACATGAAGGACGAAATCCGGTCGGCACTTACGACTCTCGGTTGCGAGAATGTTTCGATAGAAACGACCTTCACGCCTCCTTGGTCAACAGATATGCTGGAGCCTGAAGTGAAGGAGAAGTTACGGGCATTCGGCATTGCCCCTCCTCCGAAGAATGAAGGCGAACTTGTTGCCGTACTGCAGTTACCTGTGGCGTGCCCGTTCTGTAACTCGACACACACTCATCTCGACAGCCCTTTCGGGGCGACACTCTGCAAGCAAATCTTCTATTGCGACAATTGCAGGCAATCGTTCGAACGGTTCAAACCGGTCTGA
- the paaC gene encoding phenylacetate-CoA oxygenase subunit PaaC produces the protein MNDSSTGFPREALKTFLLALADDELMLGHRDSEWTGYGPLLEEDIAFSNIAQDELGHSLVWFTLYEQLGGKSPDAMAFERSWNDYTCCRFVTYPKGDFAYTVVRQYLFDEAEQARLLSLARSAYLPMREASAKILREEAYHLMHTQGLIERLGDATEESHRRMQAAVNAAFPQALGLFEEFEGEDELANAGVVSGNSELQDEWLKRVVPVLVGATLVVPAQEQDGTYAVQARPDFGGRKKKHTEHLQQLVEDLQAVYRIAPGAKW, from the coding sequence GTGAACGATTCCTCGACCGGATTTCCCCGCGAGGCCTTGAAGACGTTTCTGCTCGCTCTCGCTGATGATGAGTTGATGCTTGGTCACCGCGATTCCGAGTGGACCGGCTACGGCCCTCTCCTTGAAGAGGACATCGCATTCTCGAACATTGCGCAGGATGAACTGGGACATTCGCTGGTCTGGTTCACGCTGTACGAGCAACTTGGCGGAAAGTCTCCCGATGCAATGGCGTTTGAACGATCTTGGAATGACTACACCTGTTGCAGGTTCGTTACCTACCCGAAGGGCGATTTTGCGTACACAGTAGTCCGGCAGTATTTGTTTGATGAAGCTGAACAAGCCCGGCTGCTCTCGCTTGCCCGTTCCGCCTACCTGCCGATGAGAGAAGCTTCGGCAAAAATCTTGCGCGAAGAAGCTTACCATCTCATGCACACCCAAGGATTGATTGAACGTCTCGGTGATGCTACCGAAGAAAGCCATCGGCGAATGCAAGCAGCGGTGAATGCTGCTTTTCCGCAAGCGCTCGGATTGTTTGAGGAATTCGAAGGGGAGGATGAGTTGGCAAATGCCGGAGTTGTATCCGGGAACAGTGAATTGCAGGACGAGTGGCTGAAACGCGTCGTTCCGGTTCTCGTTGGAGCCACGCTTGTTGTTCCGGCACAAGAACAGGACGGCACGTATGCCGTTCAGGCGCGGCCTGATTTTGGCGGGAGAAAGAAGAAACACACGGAGCACTTGCAGCAGTTGGTCGAAGATCTTCAGGCCGTGTATCGGATTGCGCCGGGAGCAAAGTGGTGA